Sequence from the Alistipes sp. ZOR0009 genome:
CATCGTCGTTTAGAATAATACCCTTAGCTTTATCTGCTGCAATAGAAGCATTAGAAGAAGGAGACGAAAGCTGAACAAAAAGATCCTCATCGGACTCGAATGTTGCATCCCCAGTCGTGTGAATAACCACATCTACAAAGCTAGCTAAAGCAGGGATTGTAAGCTTGGTTAGTCCTAGAGAAGTATAGTCGTTGTCTGCAGAAGTTGCAGAACCATCAGCTGTTTTAGCGAACACTGTGACAGGAGACGTTGCTAAATTGCTCAATGATACTCTAAACGATAAATCGCCACCCTCATTGACAGAAACAGCATCAGCAATACTCAAAGAAGGCTTATCCGCCTCGTCGGTGATGGTGCCTACACCTTGCGCATCGGCAATGGTAGCATTAGCAGCCAACGAGAGATTCAGCAATATATCTTCGTTACCTTCATATTTTCCGTCATCGGAAGTTTGTACCTCCACGAC
This genomic interval carries:
- a CDS encoding Calx-beta domain-containing protein codes for the protein DEDDEQFSITLSSLTNVDAGTLVGVGTITDNDAAPSLSISDASTAEGGKLSFTITLSAASEKTVTVTAASADGSATAADNDYTALASTIVTFAPGETSKVVEVQTSDDGKYEGNEDILLNLSLAANATIADAQGVGTITDEADKPSLSIADAVSVNEGGDLSFRVSLSNLATSPVTVFAKTADGSATSADNDYTSLGLTKLTIPALASFVDVVIHTTGDATFESDEDLFVQLSSPSSNASIAADKAKGIILNDDAKPKVSIDNQTIVEGGSLTFNVTLTNPSSQAISAAYS